A region from the Sulfitobacter sp. D7 genome encodes:
- a CDS encoding helix-turn-helix domain-containing protein produces MSASNRSPSELRSMFGANLRQLAAEYTSISDLARQLGINRTQFNRYLSGESFPRPDVLARICRFFEIDARVLLEPVTEISLNQDPINNSFLRDFLGTGVQNVPEADFPSGFYRFARRSFLDHDRFVTGVVYIKRDGSSTFLRGYESAHSLRQQGLPTSPTAREYRGIVSQQENGVSIVVSRRRTLTGSFNYLNHVASFENNFWVGYVTRTAPESAAGARVTRLTYEYIGKDPKTVLPAARQAGFIDIEALMPYHRRLLQPDAPFN; encoded by the coding sequence ATGTCCGCTTCCAACCGCTCCCCTTCTGAACTTCGCAGCATGTTCGGCGCCAATCTGCGCCAGTTGGCGGCGGAATATACGTCGATCTCCGATCTTGCCCGGCAACTTGGGATCAACCGTACGCAGTTCAACCGCTACCTGTCGGGCGAAAGCTTCCCCCGGCCCGACGTGCTGGCCCGGATCTGCCGCTTTTTTGAAATCGATGCGCGGGTGTTGCTGGAGCCAGTCACCGAGATTTCGCTCAACCAAGATCCGATCAACAACAGTTTCCTGCGGGACTTCCTTGGGACCGGGGTTCAGAACGTGCCCGAGGCGGATTTTCCCAGCGGCTTTTACCGCTTCGCACGGCGGTCGTTTCTGGATCACGACAGGTTTGTGACCGGGGTCGTCTACATCAAGCGCGACGGCAGCAGCACCTTCCTGCGGGGTTATGAGAGCGCGCATTCCCTGCGCCAGCAAGGGCTGCCCACCAGCCCCACGGCGCGCGAATATCGCGGCATCGTTTCGCAGCAAGAGAATGGCGTTTCCATCGTCGTATCGCGGCGTCGCACGCTGACCGGGTCGTTCAACTACCTCAACCATGTCGCTTCTTTCGAGAATAACTTTTGGGTGGGGTATGTCACCCGCACCGCGCCCGAAAGTGCCGCGGGCGCGCGGGTGACGCGGCTGACCTACGAATACATTGGCAAGGATCCCAAAACGGTGCTGCCCGCAGCGCGGCAGGCGGGATTTATCGACATCGAAGCCCTGATGCCCTATCACCGCCGCCTGCTACAGCCCGACGCGCCGTTCAACTGA
- a CDS encoding amidase, whose translation MDLLDWDASDLSEALAARRISAVELMQATLAQIEAVNGKVNAVISLRDRDTLLAEAEASDTSPRKGWLHGIPMAIKDLADAEGLPTSQGSPLFGAQPAERDHPAVARLRAAGAIVIGKTNTPEFGLGSHTFNPVHGATCNPYDLGRSAGGSSGGAAAALAARMVAVADGSDMMGSLRNPAGWNNVYGMRPTWGRVPSDDGGDLFLHQLSTLGPMARSPRDLAALLDVMSGADPRQPLTRSGPDTAPDIDAALPAQRVGWLGDWGGAFPCEPGIIDLSEAALNRLAGLGHEVIPIAAPFDADALWESWITLRSFAVAASLGAIYDDPARQDGLKPAAQWEVARGQGVSASDIQRASGIRSDWFRAAHALFEEVDVLVLPSAQVWPFDVEMAHPTEINGQPMDSYHRWMQVVVPASLIGLPVVNIPAGFDSRGLPLGLQLIGKRGSDARLLRLAQGWHQATGYPQAQPPRL comes from the coding sequence ATGGATTTGCTAGATTGGGACGCTTCGGACCTGTCCGAGGCGCTGGCCGCGCGCAGGATTTCTGCGGTTGAACTGATGCAGGCGACACTTGCGCAGATCGAGGCGGTGAATGGCAAGGTGAATGCCGTCATCTCCCTCCGCGACCGTGACACATTGCTGGCCGAGGCAGAGGCGTCTGACACCAGCCCGCGCAAGGGCTGGCTGCACGGTATCCCCATGGCGATCAAGGATTTGGCTGACGCAGAGGGGCTGCCAACGTCTCAAGGGTCCCCGCTTTTCGGTGCCCAGCCGGCCGAGCGGGATCATCCCGCTGTTGCGCGGCTTCGCGCGGCAGGGGCGATCGTCATCGGCAAAACCAACACGCCGGAGTTTGGCCTCGGCAGTCATACGTTCAATCCGGTTCATGGCGCGACGTGCAACCCTTATGACCTAGGCCGCTCGGCTGGCGGTTCCTCGGGCGGGGCGGCGGCGGCGCTGGCGGCGCGGATGGTCGCCGTTGCCGATGGGTCCGACATGATGGGATCCCTGCGCAATCCGGCGGGCTGGAACAACGTCTACGGGATGCGGCCGACATGGGGCAGGGTGCCGTCAGATGATGGCGGCGATCTGTTTCTGCACCAGCTTTCGACCTTGGGGCCGATGGCGCGCAGCCCCCGTGACCTCGCCGCCCTTCTTGATGTGATGAGCGGCGCCGACCCGCGCCAACCCCTGACCCGCTCCGGCCCGGATACGGCCCCGGATATCGATGCGGCCCTGCCCGCGCAGCGTGTGGGGTGGCTGGGCGATTGGGGCGGTGCCTTCCCCTGCGAGCCGGGGATCATTGACCTGAGCGAAGCCGCATTGAACCGTTTGGCCGGGCTGGGGCATGAGGTCATACCAATCGCCGCGCCTTTTGATGCAGATGCGCTGTGGGAAAGCTGGATCACGTTGCGGTCCTTTGCCGTGGCGGCCTCATTGGGGGCGATCTACGACGATCCGGCGCGGCAGGACGGGTTGAAACCCGCTGCGCAATGGGAGGTCGCGCGCGGGCAGGGGGTCTCTGCCTCTGATATCCAGCGCGCCAGCGGCATCCGCTCCGACTGGTTCCGCGCGGCACATGCTCTGTTTGAAGAGGTCGACGTTCTGGTGCTGCCTTCCGCGCAGGTCTGGCCTTTCGACGTCGAGATGGCGCACCCGACCGAAATCAATGGCCAGCCGATGGACAGCTATCACCGTTGGATGCAGGTTGTGGTGCCTGCAAGCTTGATCGGTCTGCCGGTGGTGAATATTCCTGCAGGTTTCGACAGCCGCGGCCTGCCATTGGGGCTGCAACTGATCGGCAAACGCGGCAGCGACGCGCGCTTGTTGCGACTGGCGCAGGGCTGGCATCAGGCGACAGGCTATCCGCAGGCGCAGCCACCCCGGCTGTAG
- the prfB gene encoding peptide chain release factor 2, with product MRAEAQNTADQISKSLELLAQRLDVETAPYRLEEFNARVEDPNLWDNPDAAQKLMRERQSLVDAIDTYEGIKQELADNVELIELGEMEEDEEVISDAEAALKALAEKAAQKELEALLNGEADSNDTFLEINAGAGGTESCDWASMLARMYVRWAEKKGYKVDLQAESAGDEAGIKSATYKIEGHNAYGWLKSESGVHRLVRISPFDSAAKRHTSFTSVKVYPVVDDNIEIEVNPSDIRIDTYRSSGAGGQHVNTTDSAVRITHHPTGIVVTSSEKSQHQNRDIAMKALKSRLYQMELDKRSALVNEAHENAGDAGWGNQIRSYVLQPYQMVKDLRTNYETSDTKGVLDGDLDGLMGATLALAVSGKSRAEAQGD from the coding sequence ATGCGCGCAGAGGCACAGAATACCGCGGACCAGATCAGCAAATCGCTGGAATTGCTGGCCCAGCGACTGGATGTGGAGACCGCGCCCTACCGGCTGGAAGAATTCAACGCCCGCGTCGAAGATCCGAACCTTTGGGACAACCCTGATGCCGCGCAAAAGCTGATGCGTGAGCGCCAGTCGCTGGTGGATGCAATCGACACCTATGAGGGCATCAAACAGGAACTGGCCGACAACGTCGAACTGATCGAGTTGGGCGAGATGGAAGAGGACGAGGAGGTCATCTCCGACGCCGAGGCCGCGCTGAAGGCGCTGGCGGAAAAGGCCGCCCAAAAGGAACTCGAAGCGCTGCTGAATGGTGAGGCTGACAGCAACGACACCTTCCTAGAGATCAACGCAGGCGCGGGCGGTACGGAAAGCTGCGACTGGGCCAGCATGCTGGCGCGGATGTATGTCCGTTGGGCCGAGAAGAAAGGCTATAAGGTCGATCTTCAGGCCGAAAGCGCGGGCGACGAGGCGGGCATCAAATCCGCGACCTATAAGATTGAAGGGCACAACGCCTACGGCTGGCTGAAGTCCGAAAGCGGCGTGCACCGTCTGGTGCGCATCTCGCCCTTCGACTCTGCGGCCAAGCGGCACACCTCTTTCACCTCCGTAAAAGTCTACCCCGTGGTCGACGACAACATCGAGATCGAAGTGAACCCTTCGGACATCCGCATCGACACCTACCGGTCGTCCGGCGCGGGCGGCCAGCACGTCAACACCACCGACTCGGCGGTGCGGATCACCCACCATCCCACCGGGATCGTCGTGACATCTTCGGAAAAGTCGCAGCACCAGAACCGCGACATCGCCATGAAAGCGCTGAAATCGCGGCTTTATCAGATGGAGTTGGACAAGCGTTCAGCCCTCGTGAACGAGGCGCATGAGAACGCGGGCGACGCGGGCTGGGGCAACCAGATCCGGTCCTATGTCTTGCAGCCTTATCAAATGGTGAAAGACCTTCGCACCAATTACGAGACATCGGACACCAAGGGTGTGCTCGACGGTGATCTGGATGGGTTGATGGGGGCAACGCTGGCGCTGGCGGTCTCGGGCAAAAGCCGGGCCGAGGCGCAGGGCGACTAA
- a CDS encoding penicillin-binding protein 1A, producing MFRFVLSFFGGIFTTLTLSVGMVALTIGAVFWMYGRDLPSHESLAQYTPPTISRIYSGQGRLIDEFAKERRLFAPANTIPDLVKQAFISAEDKNFYTHEGYDLRGIGAAAVDAVKSRGRDVRGASTITQQVMKNFLLSGDRRAERKIKEIILATRIEETLSKEKILELYLNEIFLGQNSYGVAAASQTYFNKTLSELAPHEAAFLASLPKAPSDYHPVRRKDRLLARRNFVLREMKENGYISEAAYETEVALPLRSVQNGDFESFKAELPPRDYFTDEIRRQLSENFGEGEFFTGGLTVRATIDNEMQPIAANALRRQLEQYDRGQGIWRGTRFEIPADQLTSEEKWRAALADLRVPRDIDLENQWYPAVVLEVGNSDARIGIEGIDEDQDGHWIPADDVQWARKRLDDGKLASKAQVAGDLLEVGEVVLVRRMTSDSDGSFIRWTLRQVPEVQGGFVAMDVHTGRVIAMQGGFSYQASVFNRATQAKRQPGSSFKPFVYASALDSGYSPATIVVDAPIEINTPQGVWRPQNASHKFYGPAPLRTGIEQSRNLMTIRLAQEVGMDVVGSYAERFGVYDDLAPLLSNALGSQETTLYQMVSAYAMFANGGERVQPTLVDRVQDRYGRTVYKHDERKCYDCEQINLAPGAAPRIISNRERVMDPVTAYQLTSMMRGVVERGTARNAVNLPVPIAGKTGTTNDEKDAWFVGFSSNVVAGCYIGFDTPRPMGRGAGGGRLCAPVFQRFMSEAIKKYGGGDFAVPEQCRFIKIDRFSGARLSDNASGGNVVSECFRDGEEPLFGISFDGGFAMGADLPLVEELGGSAASSSRQVTTSTGKKATVGPKASFGTLSSGGLY from the coding sequence GTGTTTCGATTTGTTCTGTCCTTTTTCGGGGGGATTTTTACCACCCTGACCCTGAGCGTCGGCATGGTGGCTTTGACCATCGGGGCAGTGTTCTGGATGTATGGCCGGGATTTGCCCAGCCATGAGTCGCTGGCGCAATATACGCCGCCGACGATCAGCCGGATTTACTCGGGCCAAGGCCGTTTGATCGATGAATTCGCCAAGGAGCGCCGTCTTTTTGCGCCCGCCAACACCATCCCGGATCTGGTGAAACAGGCGTTCATCTCGGCGGAAGACAAGAACTTTTACACCCACGAAGGCTATGACCTGCGCGGCATCGGTGCGGCGGCGGTGGATGCGGTCAAATCCCGTGGCCGCGATGTGCGCGGTGCCTCAACCATCACCCAGCAGGTGATGAAGAACTTCCTGCTGTCGGGTGACCGCCGGGCCGAGCGCAAGATCAAAGAGATCATCCTCGCCACCCGCATCGAAGAGACGCTGAGCAAAGAGAAGATCCTTGAACTTTACCTGAACGAGATTTTCCTCGGGCAGAACTCCTATGGCGTGGCCGCGGCCAGCCAGACCTATTTCAACAAAACGTTGAGCGAGTTGGCCCCGCATGAGGCCGCCTTCCTCGCGTCGCTGCCCAAGGCGCCGTCGGATTACCACCCGGTGCGCCGCAAGGACCGCTTGTTGGCCCGTCGGAACTTCGTGCTGCGCGAGATGAAGGAGAACGGCTATATTTCGGAAGCGGCTTATGAGACGGAAGTGGCGCTGCCGCTGCGCTCGGTCCAGAACGGTGATTTTGAAAGCTTCAAGGCCGAGCTGCCGCCGCGCGATTACTTCACCGATGAAATTCGCCGTCAGCTCAGCGAGAACTTCGGCGAGGGTGAGTTCTTTACCGGCGGTTTGACCGTGCGCGCGACCATCGACAATGAAATGCAGCCCATCGCCGCCAATGCGCTGCGCCGTCAGTTGGAGCAATATGACCGCGGGCAGGGCATCTGGCGCGGCACACGGTTCGAAATCCCCGCCGATCAGTTGACCAGCGAAGAGAAATGGCGCGCCGCCCTCGCGGACCTGCGGGTGCCGCGCGACATCGATCTGGAGAACCAGTGGTATCCTGCCGTGGTGCTGGAGGTCGGCAATAGCGATGCGCGGATCGGCATCGAAGGGATCGATGAAGATCAAGATGGTCACTGGATTCCTGCCGATGATGTGCAATGGGCGCGCAAGCGCTTGGACGACGGCAAACTGGCCTCCAAGGCTCAGGTGGCGGGCGATCTGCTTGAGGTTGGCGAAGTGGTGTTGGTGCGCCGCATGACCTCCGATAGCGACGGTTCCTTCATCCGCTGGACGCTGCGGCAGGTGCCCGAAGTGCAGGGCGGTTTCGTCGCCATGGACGTGCACACGGGCCGGGTGATCGCGATGCAGGGCGGCTTCTCTTATCAGGCGAGCGTGTTCAACCGCGCGACCCAAGCCAAACGGCAGCCGGGGTCGAGCTTTAAGCCCTTCGTCTATGCCTCCGCGCTCGACAGTGGCTATAGCCCGGCGACCATCGTGGTCGACGCCCCGATTGAGATCAACACACCGCAGGGTGTCTGGCGGCCCCAGAACGCCTCGCATAAATTCTATGGCCCCGCGCCCCTGCGCACCGGGATCGAACAGTCGCGCAACCTGATGACCATCCGTCTGGCGCAAGAAGTCGGAATGGATGTGGTCGGCAGCTATGCCGAGCGTTTCGGCGTTTATGACGATCTGGCGCCGCTGCTGTCGAATGCACTCGGCAGTCAGGAAACCACGCTGTATCAAATGGTATCGGCCTATGCGATGTTCGCCAACGGCGGCGAACGGGTGCAGCCCACGTTGGTTGACCGGGTGCAAGACCGCTATGGCCGCACCGTCTACAAACATGACGAACGCAAGTGCTACGACTGTGAGCAGATCAACCTCGCGCCCGGCGCAGCGCCGCGGATCATTTCCAACCGCGAGCGGGTAATGGACCCGGTGACGGCCTATCAGCTGACCTCGATGATGCGCGGCGTGGTCGAACGCGGCACGGCCCGCAATGCGGTCAACCTGCCGGTGCCGATCGCGGGCAAGACCGGCACCACCAACGATGAGAAAGACGCATGGTTCGTCGGCTTTTCGTCCAACGTGGTGGCAGGCTGCTACATCGGTTTCGACACGCCGCGCCCGATGGGTCGGGGCGCGGGCGGCGGGCGGCTTTGCGCGCCGGTCTTCCAGCGCTTCATGTCTGAGGCGATCAAGAAATACGGCGGCGGTGACTTTGCGGTCCCCGAACAGTGCCGCTTTATCAAGATCGACCGTTTCAGCGGCGCGCGGCTGAGCGATAACGCCTCGGGTGGAAATGTGGTGTCGGAATGTTTCCGCGATGGCGAAGAGCCGCTGTTTGGCATCTCCTTCGATGGCGGCTTTGCCATGGGGGCGGACCTGCCATTGGTCGAGGAACTGGGCGGCTCGGCTGCATCGTCTTCGCGTCAGGTCACCACATCGACGGGCAAAAAGGCCACCGTCGGCCCCAAGGCAAGCTTTGGCACGCTGAGCTCGGGCGGTCTCTACTAA